A genomic segment from Ptychodera flava strain L36383 chromosome 19, AS_Pfla_20210202, whole genome shotgun sequence encodes:
- the LOC139118937 gene encoding LOW QUALITY PROTEIN: uncharacterized protein CXorf58-like (The sequence of the model RefSeq protein was modified relative to this genomic sequence to represent the inferred CDS: inserted 1 base in 1 codon), with protein sequence MSVHASQSSKSTINVKVPSEHAIQPVRPPPFDFTGAQAGNLSEKDVSQILAVRIIERTWCSYRDRQMFRLLKHAICAAEHSLSHEILRKVCPAEAQLLKDPSIHVRIRFRFGGSEFPPFILFKIXIHTGGQGVKYISGKKCIKPASEAAEDACRLMGNRHFYDQMITDACQYEAKKITDEVDVTTMKDYMQYLSNLDETPATQGGKENCWRRLDLTDLPRTTILYDIMDFVKFGGSPSDRLREEMPVLMVRPVTQDMQLAHIKAISRMRTPPVPPAPTPKSRLASRQSHAGETARRSRQAKQRADRMRRIYTTPMNSSRLGDGDIRQSLRREQTMPGRVGKDEIPEDDGDDWEKEADKLYTWTQGLSMDDLGLYSPC encoded by the exons ATGTCAGTCCACGCTAGTCAGAGCAGTAAATCAACCATAAACGTCAAAGTACCCAGTGAGCATGCCATCCAACCAGTGAGGCCGCCTCCTTTTGACTTCACTGGGGCACAAGCTGGAAATCTCAGTGAGAAAGA TGTCAGCCAAATTCTTGCAGTCCGTATCATTGAGAGGACATGGTGCTCATACAGGGACAGGCAGATGTTCCGACTTTTGAAGCATGCAATTTGTGCAGCT GAACATTCACTGTCACATGAAATCCTAAGAAAAGTCTGCCCTGCCGAAGCACAGCTCCTCAAAGATCCAAGCATCCATGTCAGAATACGGTTTAG GTTTGGTGGAAGTGAATTTCCTccatttattttgttcaaaa acatcCACACCGGTGGGCAAGGGGTGAAATACATCAGCGGAAAGAAATGCATCAAACCAGCGTCAGAG GCTGCAGAAGATGCATGTAGACTGATGGGCAACAGACATTTTTATGATCAAATGATCACCGATGCCTGCCAGTATGAAGCTAAGAAAATCACAGATGAAGTTGATGTCACAACTATGAAAGATTACATGCAG TATTTGAGTAATTTAGACGAGACACCAGCCACACAGGGTGGAAAAGAGAACTGCTGGAGAAGACTAGATCTAACAG ACCTACCCAGAACAACCATTTTGTATGACATCATggactttgtcaaatttggcGGTTCGCCGTCTGACCGACTTCGAGAGGAAATGCCGGTGCTGATGGTCAGGCCGGTAACACAGGACATGCAGCTGGCACACATCAAGGCGATATCGCGGATGAG AACACCTCCTGTACCTCCAGCGCCTACGCCAAAGTCCAGGTTAGCCAGCAGGCAAAGTCACGCGGGTGAGACAGCGAGGCGGTCGCGGCAAGCCAAGCAACGGGCAGATAGAATGAGACGTATTTACACAACACCAATGAACAGCAGTAGACTG GGTGATGGGGACATACGCCAGTCCTTACGTAGGGAACAGACCATGCCGGGAAGAGTTGGAAAGGATGAAATCCCGGAGGATGATGGCGATGACTGGGAGAAGGAAGCAGACAAGCTTTACACGTGGACCCAAGGACTGTCCATGGATGACCTTGGCCTTTACTCTCCTTGTTGA
- the LOC139118933 gene encoding intraflagellar transport protein 80 homolog, producing MRFKTTLEKEPKHDELVSCVAWTKADELYSCGDDHQILKWNLLSDETKQLAKLPNDVYATDIHNFPKALGSKGKQAQAEVFVLTSTDGKFHLISRSGRVEKSVEAHKGAVLSGRWSYDGTAMVTVGEDGQVKIWSRGGMLRSTLAQTTTPVYSVSWGPDSDQVLFTNSKQLIIKSLQANAKPLQWKAHDGVILKVDWNPVNNLILSGGEDCRYKVWDSYGRQLYSSGSHDYPIMSVSWAPDGELFAVGSFNTLRLCDKSGWSHALEKPNTGSLFNLAWSSDGTQVAGACGNGHVIFANVIERRLEWKNYEVVVASRKSIQVREVLNDAKEKLEFRDRIIKTALGWEHLVVATSSQCYIYSTKNWNTPMIFDLKEGTVTLVVLAEKHFAVVDSAGVHIYSYEGRLLSSPKFASMRTDILNSQTLSLSNDTVAIRDKSDEKLVHVFDSSNGKPLGDGKPIAHKFEVMEIALDQCGPASERRLAIVDKNRDLYLTSVRTVGKSQQIIKLGTMIGSLCWNDSANILAALQENKLAVWYYPNAVYVDKDLISKTMLEKDASEFGKNPYLVGFRSNHVIIRRADGSLVGTGVTPYPSMLQELTSNNRWEDAVRLCRFVKDNTLWACLATMASYAKELNTAEVAYAAIDEADKVEFIMHIKEIPSKEARKAEMALFCGNSQDAEGILLQAGLTFRAIMMNVELYNWDRALELAVKHKTHVDTVLAYRQKFLDDFDKKETNKKFQQYAEGVEVDWEKIKAKIESEYQNEKERPTVRSSKK from the exons ATGAGGTTCAAGACGACGTTGGAAAAGGAACCAAAAC ATGATGAACTAGTCAGTTGTGTTGCATGGACTAAGGCCGATGAACTGTATTCCTGTGGAGATGACCATCAGATACTTAAATGGAATTTATTGTCTGATGAAACCAAACAGCTGGCAAAACTTCCAAATGATGTATACGCCACTGACATTCACAACTTTCCAAAGGCCTTGGGTTCAAAGGGCAAACAAGCTCAGGCTGAAGTCTTTGTCTTGACATCAACTGATG GCAAATTTCATCTAATATCCCGATCTGGCAGAGTTGAAAAGAGTGTGGAAGCTCACAAAGGAGCAGTATTGTCAGGACGGTGGAGCTATGATGGTACTGCCATGGTAACAGTCGGTGAGGATGGCCAGGTGAAAATCTGGTCGCGCGGAGGAATGTTGCGATCAACGCTTGCACAGACCA CTACACCAGTGTATTCAGTTTCCTGGGGACCAGACTCAGATCAAGTTCTTTTCACAAACAGCAAACAGCTGATCATCAAATCATTACAAGCCAATGCCAAGCCACTACAG TGGAAAGCACATGATGGAGTGATTTTGAAAGTAGACTGGAATCCAGTGAATAATCTCATCCTGTCTGGTGGCGAAGACTGCAGATACAAAGTATGGGACAGCTACGGCCGCCAACTGTATAGCTCGGGGTCACATGACTATCCTATCATGTCTGTATCGTGGGCTCCAGATGGTGAACTCTTTGCAGTGGGGTCATTTAACACACTTCGACTGTGTGATAAATCAGGG TGGTCACATGCCCTGGAGAAACCAAACACAGGCAGCTTGTTTAATTTAGCATGGAGCAGTGATGGCACCCAGGTTGCAGGAGCTTGTGGCAACGGACACGTCATATTTGCCAACGTCATTGAGAG GAGGTTAGAATGGAAGAACTATGAGGTGGTTGTAGCATCCCGGAAAAGTATCCAAGTGAGAGAAGTGCTGAACGACGCCAAGGAGAAGCTGGAATTCCGGGATAGGATCATTAAAACAGCTCTGGGGTGGGAACACTTGGTAGTAGCCACATCATCACAGTGTTATATCTACAG CACAAAAAATTGGAACACACCGATGATATTTGATTTGAAAGAAGGCACTGTGACACTAGTGGTACTGGCGGAAAA acattttGCAGTTGTTGATAGTGCTGGTGTTCACATCTACTCGTATGAg GGCCGTCTCTTGTCATCTCCCAAGTTTGCCAGCATGAGGACAGACATCTTGAATTCACAGACACTGTCACTCAGCAATGACACGGTTGCCATACGAGACAAGTCTGATGAGAAACTAGTCCATGTCTTTGACTCGTCCAATGGCAAACCCCTTGGTGACGGCAAACCCATAGCACACAAG TTTGAAGTAATGGAGATTGCTTTAGACCAGTGTGGACCGGCGTCTGAGAGACGACTAGCCATTGTGGATAAAAACAGAGACCTCTACTTGACGTCTGTCAGGACAGTAGGCAAATCGCAACAGATTATCAAGCTTG GTACAATGATCGGTAGTCTGTGCTGGAATGACAGCGCCAATATCCTGGCAGCATTGCAGGAAAACAAGCTAGCAGTGTGGTACTACCCCAACGCTGTCTACGTGGATAAAGATCTGATCAGCAAGACAATGCTTGAGAAGGATGCAAG TGAATTTGGGAAAAACCCATATCTAGTTGGTTTCCGTAGCAACCATGTGATCATCCGTCGAGCTGATGGTTCATTGGTGGGTACAGGGGTAACTCCGTATCCTTCCATGTTACAAGAATTGACGTCCAACAACCGCTGGGAAGATGCAGTCAGGCTCTGTAGATTTGTCAAG GACAACACTCTGTGGGCGTGTCTAGCCACCATGGCATCCTATGCTAAAGAactgaacactgcagaagtggcATATGCAGCCATTGATGAG GCTGATAAGGTAGAGTTCATCATGCATATCAAGGAGATCCCATCCAAAGAGGCCCGCAAGGCTGAGATGGCGCTGTTCTGTGGCAACTCCCAAGATGCAGAGGGTATACTACTCCAGGCTGGTCTTACATTCAGGGCAATAATGATGAATGTCGAACTCTACAACTGGGATAG AGCGTTGGAATTAGCTGTGAAACACAAGACCCATGTTGACACAGTACTCGCCTACAGACAGAAATTTCTGGATGACTTTGACAAAAAGGAGACCAACAAGAAATTTCAGCAATATGCCGAGGGG GTGGAAGTTGACTGGGAAAAGATCAAAGCTAAAATAGAATCCGAGTATCAGAATGAGAAAGAGAGACCAACAGTCAGATCATCCAAGAAATAA